CTTTTTGAAACGCCAGCATGGGCATGCGTTTAATATTGAGCGGCAGAAGCGTGAGTTCACGCAGTTGCTGCTCAATGTCTTCCTCGCGGTTTTTGTCATTGCCCGTCAGGAGAACAATTTGTTTTTCGTGCAGATCGTTTTCCTGCATCAGCCATGCGCCGAAAATCACCGCGACCAGTCCGGACTCTTCTTCAGAAAACTGTACATTGTATTCCGCTTCAAACCCACTGAGCGCATCGCGGGTGGTACGCACCAGTCGCGGGTAAAGCTTTGCGAACTCTTCAGGTAACGTATTATCGATACCGATAGCGAACATGCTGCGGTGCAGCGCCTGCGCGAGATGGATGTAGAGTTGATCGTGCAACCCTTGTTCATCGCGAAAGCGTGTGTTGCCCTTCTCTCTAAAGCGCAACACGAGTCTGGCGACGGCCAGGCGCAGCTGTCGATCCTGCTGATGGTTGTCGCGGATGGGATCAGGGATCCGGATCATTGAAAACAGCAGGGCGATAAACAGCGACTCATTCAGCGGCGCATGTTGCATCACGCGACGTTGCCAGTGGCGGCCAATCTCCAGGGCGAGTTGATACTCAGCACAGGATTGCGCCCACTGCTGCTGTATCGGGTTAAATTCCGGGGAGATACCGGCATGGTGTTGCAGCAGGCAATACTGCAAAAACAGTCGCAGAAACTGGATATCACGGCACTCAAACGGTTTTTGCAACCGCCGCGAGCAGAGATTAATCAGCGCATGAAGATTCGCGTCATCATATAACGTGCGCGCAATACCTCGCTGTTTAAGCTCGGTTTTCAGCGCATGCGTAAACTGTTGCGAAACAAACGTCGGACACAGTCGTAGACCGCGTCGTAACCACTGTACCAGGCACAGACGTTGATTGAGCGCTGTCCCTTCAATCCGGTAGCGACCGTTTTGGCCAGTGGTGATGGTGAGCTGATGATAGCGCTGGATTTCCAGACGGGTTTCGGTGATATCCTCACGGACAATCTCATCATCAACGCCATTTAGCGTGCTGAGTGTTTCCGTAGTGGCATGTTGCCCCGGCTGGAAAAGCGTCAGTAGCACCTGGCAGCGGCGCTGGGGACCGGAAAGTACAGATGGTGTAGTGAGTGTTGGCATCATCCGTCAGGTCTCCCGTTAGTATGTTAGATAAGGATAGCTAAAGTTTGCCTGTGAAAGTTGGTACAGGGGCGCTTTACACCAGGAATGCTGAAGAGCATCACAGAATTTTTAACGTGAGGAACAGATGGCGGCAGTGAAACGCAGCGCATTAACACGCTTTTTCGCTGTTTTATCTTTTGCTTGAGGTAAAAAAAACCGCCAATCGCTGGCGGGGTCGGGAAGGTGAGTAGAAATGCCCTTTCTATATTTTCTGTTCCTGGCTCAGCGTTAATCCCACATCACCGCCGGGATGCACGGCCAGCAGGGTTTCCTTTGAGTATCCACTCTCGCTCATCAGACAAGCGCAGGCGGCATCAAATATCGCCAGTACCAGAATAATTGAGGTGGTTGCCAGCATATTCAGCGGATCGGCCTCGCGCTGTACTCCCGTGGAAATAACCAGTCTGGAAGCGCTGGCGATGGCTGAGTTCGGGTTTTCAGTCACGCTAATTATCGGCACATTTTTTTCGGTAAGCCCTGGCAACAGACGGGTCAGTTCATCCGAATTCCCTCCGCGTGAAAGCATGATCACCAGATCATCGGTGCGTAAAAAACCCAGGTCGCCATGAGCTGCATCAGTGGCATTGAGGTAAATCGCCGGACGTTCAACGCAGGCGAGCATATGCGCCACTTTACGCGCCGCAATACCGGAGGTGCCCACGCCGGTCACCACGATTTTCCCTGTGCAGCTACGCAGTTCGGCCATTAAAGACTGCCAGATCTGCTCATTCAGATGCTGCTGCAGACCGGCGAGGGCATCACTGTAGAGATGCCACACGCGGGTGGCCTGAGGCCATGAATCACTCATGCCTCCTCCTGCATCAGTTGGCGGTATTTCATATGGTCCTGATACATCTCGTGGAAAACCCGATATTTGCGATCGTAATACTGCTTAATTCGGTTGGTTTGCGGGGTGACCGTTTTACCAATTCGGCTCATGGCCGACATCGCTTCAGGGAAGGTATCGAATACGCCCGCCGCGATAGTCCCCATCATTGCGCCGCCCAGCAGCATGGCTTCACTCTCTTCCGGCAGCAGCATGGCGCAGCCGGTAGCGTTGGCATGTTCCTGAACGAAAATCGGGTTTTTGGTGCCGCCGCCGCTGGCCATAATCGTATCAATGGTGTAACCGCTTTGATTCATCGTTTCGATGATATGACGAGTCCCCAGGGCAATGGACTGGATGGTCGCCAGATACTGTAGCGCCATATCCTCCGGCGTGCGGGACAGCTTAAGTCCGGTGATAGCCCCCGTGAGTGTCGGGTTTGCACGCGGTGAGCGGTTGCCGTGGAAATAGGGGAGAATATGCATGTCGCGAGTCAGAAACGCGATATCTTCCGGCTCGCCGGCCATTTTGCGCAACAGCGCATTCAGCACTTCGTAAATGGTCTGTCCCTGCGATTTTGCCTGTGCCAGCAGGGTATCGTAGCAAGGGTGCGACTGAATAACATGGTCGATTAACGCCCCTGTTGCTGACTGCCCGCCTTCGTTGAGCCAGTATTCCGGCAGGACGGCAGAGTAGTAAGGACCCCAGACGCCGCCGATAAAACGCGGTTCTTTGGAAATTGCCATATGACCGGTGGAGGTACCGCCAATCAGCGCAACACGGCGGTCGAAATCTGCTACCTCGCCAGAAACGCCGCAGGCACCAAGGGTGCCGAGCGTACCGGCGTGTGCGTCAATAATCGATACGCTGACCGCGGTTCCTGGAATCAGCCCCATTTCGCTGGCGGCACGCGTGGAGAGTCCATGACCGAGCGGTTCACCCATGGTTTTTACGTAGCGGCCAATTTTTTCCGCATCGTGCTCCAGCAAGTCTTCCAGCCCAATCTGGCGGAAATAGCTGGCATCCCATTTGTCCTCATGGCCCATATAGGTCCATTTACACACCGTTGAGCACAGTGAACGTGTGTCATCCCCGGTGGCGCGCCAGGTCAGGAAATCAGGCAAGTCAAAATAGTAGCCCGCATTCGCCCAGGTGTTGGGCATATGCTGTTTCAGCCACAGCAGTTTTGGCGTTTGCATTTCCGGCGAAATAATCCCGCCGACGTAGTCCAGCACCCGATGATGCAGCGCGTTAATTCGCTCTGCCTGGGTGATGGCGCGGTGATCCATCCACACAATAATGTTCTGCTCGCTGCGCCCGGAGGGGCTGACAGTCAGTGGTTTACCGTCTTTATCCAGCACCACCAGCGAACAGGTGGCATCGAAGCCCAGACCTTTAACCTGAATCGGGTTGATATCTGACTGGTTAATCGCATCGCGAACCGCGTTACACACGGCCTGCCAGATGTTATCAGAGGACTGCTCAACAAAATCAGCCTGCGGGCGGTAAATCTCAATAGCCCGACTGGCCTGACCGACCATCCTGCCGTTGAGATCAAACACGCCAGCACGGGCGCTCCCGGTTCCTACATCCACACCGATAAAGTAACTTGCCATAATTTTTTCTCCTGAAATCAGGCTTTACGATTCTGTAATGCAATAAAGAGGATCAGCACCGCGCCCCAGAGCGCCATCGTCAGATAGCTACTGACCCCCAGCAAGTTAAGGCCGCTTTCCAGCATTTGCAGCACAATGAGCGCCAGCACCAGGCCGATAATGCGCCCGAAGCCGCCATCCGGGTTGATGCCGCCAAGTACGGAGGCAAGGATGGTGACCAGCAGGTATGATTCACCGTATCCGGCTTTTGCCGAGTTGAATTTTGCCATCATCAGAATGGCGGCAACCCAGCCGAGCAGGGCAGAAATGACGTACACGGAAATCTGCACCCGAACCGTATTTACACCGCTATAGCGGGTCGCCTGTTCATTGGAGCCGACGAGGTAAAGGCTGCGTCCCAGCGTGGTGTGCTCCAGCAGAACCCACAGCAAGATGGCCACCAGCAAAAAGAGCAACAGCGCCACAGGGATACCAGCAATCGTGGCGTTACCGAGGTATTGAATCGCGGCCGGGAACCCGGATATGACCGTCCCGTTGGAGAGCAGAATATTAAGCCCGGAAATCAGCGTCATCGTGCCGAGCGTGGCGAGAATAGGCGAGACGCCGACCCAGGCGATCAGCGCGCCGTTCAGCGTGCCAATGGCAACCGCCACGGCGGCACCCGCCAGCAGGGCGAGAACCAGAAACAGTGGGTTATCCGGATGAGTGACGATCACCGCCGCCATCACCAGTGAGCAGGCGTTAGCCCCGGCGATAATCGACAGGTTAATGCCGCCGGTCAGCATGGTCATACCCATTCCCAGTGCCAGCATCCCGAGGATCGGTAACTGCGAGCCGATGGACTGGAAGTTGGCGACGCTGAAAAAACGGCTGCCGAGCAGGGCCGAGAAGACCAGCGCCACGACGATAATAATCACGCATTGCAGACGAATGATGGCATCACCGGGTAAAAATCTGGCGAACGTTTTCATCTCAAAGCTCCCTTGCCAGTTTGCGTTTTTCGTTCCAGGCCGTGGCGCTAATGCTGACCAGAATAATGGCGCCGCTGAAAACGGTGTGCCAGTAAGAGGAGACGCTCAGCAGCGTCAGACCGTTTTGTAAGAAGGCCAGCAGAATAACGCCCAGCAGCGTACCGGTGAGCGTACCGCGCCCACCGCTCATGCTGGTACCGCCGAGTACCACTGCCGCCAGCACCGTTAGCTCAAAGCCGAGCAGAGAGTTGGGCGCGACGGATTGGGTGATCTGCGCCTGCACCACGGCGGCAACGCCCGCCAGAATGCCCATGTAGCCATACACATAGAAATGTAGCTTCAGCAGATTCAGTCCCAGGCGTGACGCCGCGTCGCGGTTGCCGCCCATGGCGTAAACCTGGCGACCGAGGCGGGTATAGTTCATCAGCACGGCGGTAAAAATAATCACCGCTGCCAGGCACAACAGGGGCAGGGTAAGGCCGTAGTCGTAGCCGTCCGCCGCGGTGAACGAGAACCAGTTGATGCCGTTCATAAACCAGTCCGGGAAGCCGTACAGCCAGGTGCCTTTGGTGGTGTAAACCAGCAGACCGTAGTAGACGTTCAGCGTGGCGATGGTAATGATGATCGCCGGAACGCGTAGCCAGTAGACCAGAAAACCATTGATAAGCCCGAGCAGCAGCCCGACGGCAATGGCGATAACCAGCGCCAGCGCGAAGTTGCCGCCGTGGCCGATAACCCAACTGGCCATCGCATACTGGGCTATGGCGGTCATGGCCGGAAATGAGATGTCGATACCGCCAGAGATCAACACCACAAACAGCCCGCAGGCGAGGATGCCGAGTATGGCGTAGCTGGTGGCAACATCCGTCAGGTTCCCCAGTGACAGGAACTCATCGGTGCTGACGCTCAGGCCGACGGCGAGGGCAACCACCAGCAGCCCCAGCCAGAATTCATGTTGCCCGATTAAACGAGAGAAACGCAGACTATTCATTGATTACCTCGACCACTTCAGCAATCTCCTCTTCACGACAGTGATGAGGATTAAATTCCGCCACCAGTTTGCCGCGACGCATCACCAGCACGCGATGGCTGTTGTAATACGCTTCCGGAATTTCATCGCAAATCATCAGCACCGCCATCCCCTGTTCGGCCAGATCGCGGGCAATCTGGTAAATGCCCTCTTTGTTGGCGATATCGACGCCAACGGTGGGGGAGTCAAGGATCAGAATGCGCGGATGGGTTGCTACCCATTTGGCAATCGCGATGCGCTGAGCATTTCCGCCGGAAAGCGTTTTAACCGGCAGGTGCGGATCGGACACTTTAATATTCAGTTCGCGGATAAGGTCGGCAACACGTTGTTGCGCTTTGCCGTGATCGAGCAGACCGCTGCGGGTATGCAGTTTGTCGAATATTGTCACGATGGTATTGTCGTAGATCGACTGCTCCATGATAAGCCCCTGGGTCAGGCGATCTTCCGAGACATAACCGATCCCGTGTTTGATGGCATCGTGATTATTGCGAAGCTGGACGGGCTGACCGTTAATACGTATTTCACCGCTTTCCGGGGGCGTCATGCCAAACAGGCTGAGGCAAAGCTCGGTACGCCCGGCGCCAAGCAGGCCGACAATCGAGACAATCTCGCCGCTGTGCAGCGACAGATTAATGTTCTGGTATTTTCCTCGACGACTCAGGTCGCGCAGCTCCAGCAGCGGTTCCTGCTCAATGGCCGGTTTCTCTGGCAGCGGGCTGTAGTGGAAGCGCTGTCCGGTCATCAGGAAGGCCAGTTCGTTGCTGTCCAGCTCGCTGGCAGGGAAAGTGCCCACCAGTTTACCGTCGCGCATGACGCTAATGCGGTCTGCTACTTCCATGACTTCATCAAGACGGTGGCTGACAAACACCACGCAGATTCCGGCGGCTTTCAGTTCATTAACCACCCGCAGCAGGCCGTTGACTTCCTGTCGGGTTAACGAGGCGGTAGGTTCATCCATGATAACCAGACGTGCGTCGGCGGCAATCGCGCGGCAGATAGCCACCAGCTGACGGTCAGCGATGGAGAGTTTCTCGACTTTTTTATCGGGATCGATCGTCACGCCGATGCGCTTCATTGCGGCCAACGCCTGCTGCTTCATGGCACCGCGACGCACCCAGATATCGCCACCGGGCAGGTAGCGATTTACCGCAATATTTTCCGCGACGCTAAAATTGGGAAACAATGACAAATCCTGGTAAATAACCTGAATGCCGTAATGTGAAGAAAGCTGTGGCGTCAGGTGATGGAACAATTTGCCGTCGAGTAAAATCTGCGCCCCTTTTTCAGGGTGATAGACGCCAGAGATCACTTTAATGATGGTGCTCTTGCCGCAGCCGTTTTGGCCCGCCAGACAGTGAACTTCGCCTTTTTTCAGCGTCAGATTCACGTTATCCAGCGCCAGCACGCCCGGGAATTGTTTGCTGATATTCTCAAGGGTGATAAATGCGGTGGTGTCTGTCATGGACAATACCCCTGCGAGCGTCCTGGTGGACGCTGAGTGTTAGTGTTGTGGATAACGCCGACCAGGCGGTCGGCGTGAGGTTCCCTGGTGTTGGCTAAGGCCTTAGAAACCGAGTGATTGTGCGTTGTCTTTGGTGACTTCGAGGATCTTGTTAAAGCGGATCACTTTCTTCTCCATGTCGATATCGGCT
This Citrobacter enshiensis DNA region includes the following protein-coding sequences:
- a CDS encoding ABC transporter permease, producing MNSLRFSRLIGQHEFWLGLLVVALAVGLSVSTDEFLSLGNLTDVATSYAILGILACGLFVVLISGGIDISFPAMTAIAQYAMASWVIGHGGNFALALVIAIAVGLLLGLINGFLVYWLRVPAIIITIATLNVYYGLLVYTTKGTWLYGFPDWFMNGINWFSFTAADGYDYGLTLPLLCLAAVIIFTAVLMNYTRLGRQVYAMGGNRDAASRLGLNLLKLHFYVYGYMGILAGVAAVVQAQITQSVAPNSLLGFELTVLAAVVLGGTSMSGGRGTLTGTLLGVILLAFLQNGLTLLSVSSYWHTVFSGAIILVSISATAWNEKRKLAREL
- a CDS encoding FGGY-family carbohydrate kinase gives rise to the protein MASYFIGVDVGTGSARAGVFDLNGRMVGQASRAIEIYRPQADFVEQSSDNIWQAVCNAVRDAINQSDINPIQVKGLGFDATCSLVVLDKDGKPLTVSPSGRSEQNIIVWMDHRAITQAERINALHHRVLDYVGGIISPEMQTPKLLWLKQHMPNTWANAGYYFDLPDFLTWRATGDDTRSLCSTVCKWTYMGHEDKWDASYFRQIGLEDLLEHDAEKIGRYVKTMGEPLGHGLSTRAASEMGLIPGTAVSVSIIDAHAGTLGTLGACGVSGEVADFDRRVALIGGTSTGHMAISKEPRFIGGVWGPYYSAVLPEYWLNEGGQSATGALIDHVIQSHPCYDTLLAQAKSQGQTIYEVLNALLRKMAGEPEDIAFLTRDMHILPYFHGNRSPRANPTLTGAITGLKLSRTPEDMALQYLATIQSIALGTRHIIETMNQSGYTIDTIMASGGGTKNPIFVQEHANATGCAMLLPEESEAMLLGGAMMGTIAAGVFDTFPEAMSAMSRIGKTVTPQTNRIKQYYDRKYRVFHEMYQDHMKYRQLMQEEA
- a CDS encoding ABC transporter permease — protein: MKTFARFLPGDAIIRLQCVIIIVVALVFSALLGSRFFSVANFQSIGSQLPILGMLALGMGMTMLTGGINLSIIAGANACSLVMAAVIVTHPDNPLFLVLALLAGAAVAVAIGTLNGALIAWVGVSPILATLGTMTLISGLNILLSNGTVISGFPAAIQYLGNATIAGIPVALLLFLLVAILLWVLLEHTTLGRSLYLVGSNEQATRYSGVNTVRVQISVYVISALLGWVAAILMMAKFNSAKAGYGESYLLVTILASVLGGINPDGGFGRIIGLVLALIVLQMLESGLNLLGVSSYLTMALWGAVLILFIALQNRKA
- a CDS encoding KpsF/GutQ family sugar-phosphate isomerase, which encodes MSDSWPQATRVWHLYSDALAGLQQHLNEQIWQSLMAELRSCTGKIVVTGVGTSGIAARKVAHMLACVERPAIYLNATDAAHGDLGFLRTDDLVIMLSRGGNSDELTRLLPGLTEKNVPIISVTENPNSAIASASRLVISTGVQREADPLNMLATTSIILVLAIFDAACACLMSESGYSKETLLAVHPGGDVGLTLSQEQKI
- a CDS encoding sugar ABC transporter ATP-binding protein, which produces MTDTTAFITLENISKQFPGVLALDNVNLTLKKGEVHCLAGQNGCGKSTIIKVISGVYHPEKGAQILLDGKLFHHLTPQLSSHYGIQVIYQDLSLFPNFSVAENIAVNRYLPGGDIWVRRGAMKQQALAAMKRIGVTIDPDKKVEKLSIADRQLVAICRAIAADARLVIMDEPTASLTRQEVNGLLRVVNELKAAGICVVFVSHRLDEVMEVADRISVMRDGKLVGTFPASELDSNELAFLMTGQRFHYSPLPEKPAIEQEPLLELRDLSRRGKYQNINLSLHSGEIVSIVGLLGAGRTELCLSLFGMTPPESGEIRINGQPVQLRNNHDAIKHGIGYVSEDRLTQGLIMEQSIYDNTIVTIFDKLHTRSGLLDHGKAQQRVADLIRELNIKVSDPHLPVKTLSGGNAQRIAIAKWVATHPRILILDSPTVGVDIANKEGIYQIARDLAEQGMAVLMICDEIPEAYYNSHRVLVMRRGKLVAEFNPHHCREEEIAEVVEVINE
- the csiE gene encoding stationary phase inducible protein CsiE, whose product is MMPTLTTPSVLSGPQRRCQVLLTLFQPGQHATTETLSTLNGVDDEIVREDITETRLEIQRYHQLTITTGQNGRYRIEGTALNQRLCLVQWLRRGLRLCPTFVSQQFTHALKTELKQRGIARTLYDDANLHALINLCSRRLQKPFECRDIQFLRLFLQYCLLQHHAGISPEFNPIQQQWAQSCAEYQLALEIGRHWQRRVMQHAPLNESLFIALLFSMIRIPDPIRDNHQQDRQLRLAVARLVLRFREKGNTRFRDEQGLHDQLYIHLAQALHRSMFAIGIDNTLPEEFAKLYPRLVRTTRDALSGFEAEYNVQFSEEESGLVAVIFGAWLMQENDLHEKQIVLLTGNDKNREEDIEQQLRELTLLPLNIKRMPMLAFQKEGSLRGVTLIVTPYTTPLPLFSPPLIHAEQALTAHQQQQIRRILES